The following are encoded together in the Deinococcus soli (ex Cha et al. 2016) genome:
- a CDS encoding helix-turn-helix domain-containing protein, whose amino-acid sequence MLTNTRTSTRTFVDTVTYRPGAVILYPGKSDMLYRVSTGLVRVHTMDDDGNGLTLRYVKPGEYFGEEALAGVNRAYFAEAVTDSSIDVINPALMSAEDNLHVTTHLVRTLERAYESIYRLVGKRLRARIAGELLELKDTALATQLDSGETMIYATHDELAAAVGSVRETVTKVVGELSREGVISAGYGKITLKNESALADIAAA is encoded by the coding sequence ATGCTTACCAACACCCGCACCAGTACCCGGACCTTCGTGGACACCGTGACCTACCGCCCCGGCGCCGTCATCCTCTACCCCGGCAAGAGCGACATGCTCTACCGCGTCTCCACCGGCCTCGTGCGCGTGCACACCATGGACGACGACGGCAACGGCCTGACCCTGCGCTACGTCAAACCCGGCGAGTACTTCGGCGAGGAAGCCCTGGCCGGCGTGAACCGCGCCTACTTCGCCGAGGCCGTCACCGACTCCAGCATCGACGTGATCAACCCCGCCCTGATGAGCGCCGAGGACAACCTGCACGTCACCACCCACCTCGTGCGGACCCTGGAGCGCGCCTACGAGAGCATCTACCGCCTCGTCGGCAAGCGACTGCGCGCCCGCATCGCCGGGGAACTGCTGGAACTCAAGGACACCGCGCTGGCCACCCAGCTCGACAGCGGCGAGACCATGATCTACGCCACGCACGACGAACTGGCCGCCGCCGTCGGGTCGGTCCGTGAGACCGTCACCAAGGTCGTCGGGGAGCTCTCGCGCGAGGGCGTGATCAGCGCCGGCTACGGCAAGATCACCCTGAAGAACGAATCGGCCCTGGCCGACATCGCCGCCGCGTAA